The DNA region CAAACAACTACTAAAAAATACATCTTTTGGCATAAAATCGTCCACCACGGTTGAAATAATCAATCTTGCATGGTGATAATAAAGGGTTTAACGGCACCTATAAAAAGCAAGCAAGTTCACGTAAACTTACAGGACCACGAAATCAATAACCATTATAATTTCTAATTCATTGTGGTCATCAATTACACAAGAAAACAAGTAAATCAAAACAACCCACACCAATATCAGACAAAAAAACAAGAATCTTGAGAAAATAAGCATTCCAAATTAATGGCAATTCAAAGAAGAAACCCAAACGGGATTTCCATTTCAATCAGAAAATAATGAAAACCAGACAGTAATTAGAAAGCTCGTACCTTTAACTCAATCGCGTTCATGGAAGCACATATCTGGCCTAACACAAACAGTAATtgacaataataaaaaaaaagagagacgACCCGAAAAGGATTGTTTCCCTTTCCTTCGTGGAAAACCAAACATCTGCAGATTACAAGTTGAGGTTATAAATATTCAAAGTGCGCAGGGAATCGGTAGCTTTTTAGTTTTGTAATTCCATTTTATTCGATTCTTCTCGATGAGCTGGTTCAGTCTCTAACTCTTCGACCTCGTACTGAGATCGACCATTATCTTCTACTCTTCCACATTCAAAAGATAATTTAGAAGAGTAAGGAAAAAATGGGGAGAATCAGGTTAAAGGGAGTATgttgtgttttaaaaaaaaaaaaagatccctaatgaaaattatttttatgtctttgtgttttaagtttaaaatatgTGAAACATACGATTAAACGCAATTTTTTTGCCAAAAACCAGCAGAGACCGTATTCCGAACCCTAAACCCTCTGTTCCCGGAAAAACGTCTCCGTCGAGTCTTCAAAATCTCAACCGAAGGAATGGCAGACGAAAATGTGGTAATTTTCGCGTTTATTTCGATATGTTTCTTCTGAATGTTAGTCGTATTTTTTAGTTATGTTTGCTGCGTGTGTGTGCGTAGTCGACCATGGTCCATACAAAATATACGTTGTTTGTGGTCGaccataaaaaataatgattttatGGTCGACCATGTTTTATTTGGTCGACTACGTTTTATGGTCGACCATAAGACGAAGTCGACCATAAAACATGGTCGACCTAAAGATTTTATGGTCGACCATGTTTTTTATTTGGCTGACTACGTTTTATGGTCGACCATAAGACGAAGTCGACCATAAAACATGGTCGACCTTATTTGTTTGTATGGTCGACCAAATGTGGTTTTATGGTCGACCACAAAATTTTTCCTAACCttactaataattttttttttttgtcgcaGGTCTATTTGCCGAGAAAACTAGGCAGGGATGCCATTTTCCGATGTAAGTTGACAATTCAATCGAGATATAACGAGATTTCTGAGAAGATTCATTTTTATTTGAACAACGAGGAGAAAACCCATTTTTTCGAGCATTCGCCTTTTGGTAATTTAGTTAGGTATTATagagattttaaaatttccagCCAAATTCTATGGTATTTAATGAGTAACCAGATACTTGATAGTAGTAGTGATAATTTGTGGATGGTGGTGCGCAAAAGGCctgttatattttttttgttagaGTGTTGTTTAATAACGGGTCTCGATTGCGCTATAGAGCCCGAAGATTTACCAGATAGAGGTGTATTTGGCACCACACACTTTCCCGGTAAGGCTGATATTGTTTTGGGTGATTTGGAGGGAAAGATTATTGTCCAAGAGCATAACGAGACTGGTCTAGACATGTAGAAGATAAAGATGGCTAGTCTATACTTTTGTTGTGCCGTATTCGGTGAGGCGACGAGGAAAAAGACGACGAAGATCGACcctaaatacttgaggcttgtaGATGATTTGGATAGGTTCAACCATTATCCCTGGGGTAGAGTAGCCTATCGGGATGCGGTCCGATGTCTGAAGAAGGATCTTTTTATAATTACCTCGCCGAGGCACAGGGCCGGAAAGAAGTTGAGGGCAGCTTCCTTGTCGGTGGTTTTGTTCTCCCTCTGCaggtatattattttttgaatgttATAGTGGATTTGTTATCTCTATTTGTACCAGTAACACtgtttgaaatttatgttacaGATCTTCGATTATGAATGTTATCCGAGCGTGGCACAGAAGTTAGCAAGGAGAAGAGATGTGGACGGTTTGATGTTGCCCATGATGTTTCAGTGGGTGACTAAGACGTGGGCGTCAAACCGTGCCCCAACTGGTGTTGAAATCGCTGCAGCCTTCGGTGATTGTCCTATAGATGTAAGTAATATGAATTGATTTGGTAAAATAACCGTGgacattaattttaattaatttgatcttttattaattatatgcaGGATTGTCTGGGATTTTTGACTCCTACTCCTGAGGAGCTAGTTGCACCGTATTATACGACCGGGCATTTTGTTGATTCTGCGCCTGATGCGGTGATCACTCGGGTACTCGAGCTCTGGAGGCAGGGTCAGACAGTCATATGTAGCGAGCACCATGTGGAGTCTCCCTCAGTCCAGCCCACGCATTCTGCACATTCACCTCCCTCTGACCAGCCCATGCATTTTGGACATTCACCTCCCTCTGTCCAGCACACGCCTCCTGCACATGTATCTCCTGACGTTTCCGGCATCCGTCCTGGTGATCTCGATAGATCCAGCTCTAGGACCAGTTCTCCTATGCGTACGGGTCCTAGAGTCTACTTTGGACTCAATCCCTCCCGCCGCCCATCACCCTTGGAGCATCGCTTCGAGCAGCGATTGACTGCGTTGGAGGATTCCGTTACGTCCATGCATGTGAAGATTGCAGCAGAATTTATTGAGACCAGAGCGTTTATGAGGAGTATAAATCAAGCTCTAGTTGACTTGAAATCGAGTTTGACTGAACAGATTAGAGCTGGTTTTGCTGAGATGAGGTCTAACATGCCAGTGCAGGAGGACATAGATTATAGCATAGTCTATAGCAGAGGACGGAAGAGGAAAGCATCTGAGGCAAATTTTGGtgagttaattttatttattatatttatgtttatgtagtATAATGATTTAGTATAATtctcataattattttaatttgtttgaTGTGCGCTTTTAGGTGTGGATGATAATCTGTCTAGGGAAATTGCGAGTACTAGCCAAATACTAAATATATTTGAGCCTAACCTTCCGGTGATTATAGAGGAGTCCTCAGAAGGTGAGTTAATGCACttttttgatttgatatttatGTATAGTATATTAAACAACAAAGTCTTTATTTTTAGATATTCAAGTGACTCCGGTTCCGCGTAAGTCAGGTGGTGAGGCGACCACGTCTAGAGGTTATTACAGTAAACCTTGTCTAttcatatttgcattaaagttgttatta from Primulina tabacum isolate GXHZ01 chromosome 14, ASM2559414v2, whole genome shotgun sequence includes:
- the LOC142523960 gene encoding uncharacterized protein LOC142523960, with translation MSEEGSFYNYLAEAQGRKEVEGSFLVGGFVLPLQIFDYECYPSVAQKLARRRDVDGLMLPMMFQWVTKTWASNRAPTGVEIAAAFGDCPIDDCLGFLTPTPEELVAPYYTTGHFVDSAPDAVITRVLELWRQGQTVICSEHHVESPSVQPTHSAHSPPSDQPMHFGHSPPSVQHTPPAHVSPDVSGIRPGDLDRSSSRTSSPMRTGPRVYFGLNPSRRPSPLEHRFEQRLTALEDSVTSMHVKIAAEFIETRAFMRSINQALVDLKSSLTEQIRAGFAEMRSNMPVQEDIDYSIVYSRGRKRKASEANFGELILFIIFMFM